The uncultured Celeribacter sp. genome includes the window TATTGGCTTTTGGAGTTCATGCGAGACATTTTTCCGATGAACCGGCGACGGAAACCCGCAATCGCTCCGTTTTATACTTATCAGAGCGCGGCGCCGCGCCCACACAACGGCCCGTGCAGAGCACCACTTTGATATAAGGAATACATGTTATGAAACGTAAAGCACTTGTCTCCGCTGTCGCACTGATTGCCGTTTTGGGCGGCTCCGTTGCAGCCTTTGCTGCAGGGCAGGGCCAGCCTGGGCCGAAAGCAGGCATGGGAGCGCAGATGGGCGGCCAAATGGGGCAGCCCGGTGCCATGCGCATGATGGGCGATCGGGCGGGGATGCCCTTCGGTCCCGGTTTTGACTTTGCCACGGTCGATGCCGATGGTGACGGTGAGATCTCGCAGGACGAACTTGATGCTTTCAAAGCCGCGCGCTTTGCGGAAATCGATGCCGATGGCAATGGCACCGTGGATGCCGATGAGCTTTTCGTCCATCAGGAAGCTCAGCGTGTGCAGCGTCAGCAGGACCGCGCAGCGGCGATGATCGCGGCGCGTGACACCAATGGTGACGGCGTGTTGAGCGCAGAAGAACTGCAATCGCCTCCGAAAATGACGATGTTTGATCGTCTGGACCGCGACGGCAATGGCACGCTGAGCGAAGACGAACTGACGGCCCTTCGTCAGATGGGCCATATGCGTCAGGGGCAACGTCAGGGCATGATGCGTGGTGATCATGTGCGTGGCATGGGACAAGGCGATTGCCAGTTCCACGGTCAGCGCCAAGGTCAAGGTCGCGGCATGGGGCAAGGTCCCAACGCGGGGAACGGACCGATGAACGGTCAGCCGAAAGCGCCGCAAGGCTCTGCGCAATAACCGATGCAGATCTGCCGGGCGGGGTCTCCCTCGCCCGCGCAACGCGATGGACGAGTGAAATGGTATACGGTACGAATGGCCGGTGATGCAGATGCCCTTTGACGCCCTGAACGATGCTTCGGACGAAGCTTTGCTGGTTGCCTTTGGCAACGGTGATGCGGCATCGGCGCGTGCCTTGACCCTGCGGTTGACGCCAAGGGTTCTGGGCTATGCCAGCCGCCTTCTGAAGGATCACGCCGAGGCCGAGGACGTCGCGCAGGAGGCGATGTTGCGGCTGTGGAAGATCGCGCCGGACTGGCGTCAGGGCGAGGCCAAGGTGACCACATGGCTCTATCGGGTCGTGACCAACCTGTGCACCGATCGCTTGCGCAAAAAACGCGGATCAGCGCTGGATGAGATCGCGGAACCCGAAGACGACCGGCCATCGCAAGAGGCGGTGCTGATGCAGCGCCAGCGGATGGACGCGCTACAAGGCGCGCTGGACAGCCTGCCGGAGCGGCAAAAAGAGGCTGTGGTGTTGCGCCACATCGAAGGGTTGGGCAATCCTGAGATTGCCGAGGTTTTGGAGATCAGTGTCGAAGCGGTCGAAAGTCTGACTGCGCGCGGCAAGAGGGCGCTGGCAAAGGCATTGGCCGATCAGCGCGCAACATTGGGGTTCGAAGATGACGGATCATGACAAAAAACGCGATGCGGCGCCCGATGATCTGGCGCTTGAGGCGCTGTTTGCCGAGGCACGGGAGGCTGCGCCCATACCCTCTGGCGATCTGTTGGCGCGGATCATGGCCGATGCCGAAACGGAGCGGGCCGCGCGCTTTGGTGAGAAGCAGCCTCCGCAACCCGCCCCGTCGCGTCATCCGGTAATTGCGGCCATGGTGGCTGCATTGGGTGGCTGGCGCTCCGTGGCGGGTCTGGCAACGGCCGGGGTTGCGGGGCTGGCCATCGGATTGGGGGCCCCCGGCGCGGTGGCGACGCTGGCGACCTCCGGTGATCTGGCGGCCAGCAGCACTGTTGCGGACCTGGGCAGCTACGAATTGGATGATCTTGTGCCGAGCTTCTACACTCTGGCTGCGGAAGGATAAGGGATGAACACGACACAAAACGCACCTGCGAAAAAGACATCGCGGTTCCATTGGAGCCGTGTGGTTCTGGTGTTGTCGCTGGCGCTGAACCTGGCCGTGGTCGGCGTGGTGACCGGTGCGGTGTTGCGCTGGAATGACGGTAAGGACCGGGTCGAGATGATGCGGGGCGCCCGCGACTTCGGCTTCGGTCCCTTTGTCGGGGCTCTGTCCGAAGAGGACCGCCGCGCCCTCGGTCGGTCGTTCTTTCGCGAGGCAGGCGATCCGCGCGCAGCCCGCGCCGCAGTCGGGGCCACCTTTGAGGCCATGGTCGCCCAGTTGAAATCGGAAGATTTCGATGCCGCGACATTCGAAAGTCTCTTGCAACAACAGCAGAGCCAGTTCGCCGAGGCGCAGAAAATCGGGGCACGACTGGTTGCACAGCAGATTGGCCAGATGAGCGCCGAGGACCGCCAGGCATATGCCGAGCGTCTGGATGAAATGCTCAAACGCCCGCCGCATGGCCGGCATGGTCCTGAGGGCAGGGACCGCCCCGAGCACATGAAATCCGCAGACTGAGACAGAGCCGGTCGACAGGTTTCCAAGATCAAAGGCGCCGCGGCGCCTTTTTTCGTGAAAGCCTCAGGGAGGTGACCGGGGCTTATTGCCGGTTGCGTCTGTGCCCGAACTGCGGGAGTAAGGAGCGGTGAGCAGGGAGACGGCGGAATGCGACAAGAGGCAGCGGAACTCATCGCTTTGAAGGTGCTGGCGTGGTTGGCGGGAGACGAGGAAGTCTTTCCCGTCTTTCTGGGGGCATCCGGCATGGATGCGGCAGAGCTGAAAGCCCGCGCCGCAGAGCCCGAGGTTCTTGCGGCGGTTCTGGATTTCGTCACCATGGATGATGCCTGGGTGGAAAGCTGCGCCATGGCCACGGGGCTCGACCCCCACGATCCACTGCGTGCACGTCAGGCCTTGCCCGGCGGCGAAACTATCCACTGGACCTGAGGAACGCGTCATGCCGCATGCTCACCTGCCCCCCGAGGCGATCTTGTTCGACAAGGATGGCACGTTGATGGACTTTCAGGCCAGCTGGGCGCCTTGGGCCCATGCTGCCATCCTGAGACTCTGCGCGGCAGACCCGGACAAGACGGGTCCGGTGGCGGCGGCACTGGGTTTTGACATGGCTGCGGTGCAGTTCCTGCATGACAGCCCGGTTGTGGCCGGAGCGCCGGATGATATTCTGCGCCTGCTGCGGCCTTTTTTTCCACAAGAGAGCGACGCGGCTTTGCTGGCGGCGCTGGAGACCGAAGAGGCCAGCTTTGCTCCGGCGCCGGTGTCTGCGCTGCATCAGACTTGCGGTCAACTGCGCGCTGCGGGGCTGAAATTGGCCGTTGTGACCAATGATTTCGAAGCCTCAGGCCGGTTGCATTTGCAGCATATGCAGATCGCCGGGGCCTTTGAAGCGGTGGTGGGCTATGACAGCGGTTATGGGGCCAAACCCGCTCCCGGCCCCTGTCTGGGGGCGGCGGCGCTGTTGGGGGTACGTCCCGAGGCCTGTGTCATGGTCGGCGACAGTCTGCACGATCTGGACGCCGGGCGCGCGGCGGGCATGCGCACGGTCGGGGTTCTGACTGGCGTAGCCCGCGCCGAAGACCTGCGCCCCCATGCCGATGTGGTGCTCGACACCATTGCGACCTTGCCCGATTGGCTGGCACAGACCGGGGCCTGATTTCTTAACGATTGGTTATTCTGTTGGGCTTAAGCTGATTCTCATTTGCAGGATTTTGACGAGGCGCAGACAGATGCTGGGATTGGTCAATCGCGCGCTTCAGTGTTTCGTGCGCGATATTTATGGCGCAGACCGTTGGGCGTTGATCGCGCGTCAAGCCAACCTGCGCGACGCGGGGTTCGAGGCCCTGTTGGATTATCCCAATGACATCACGCTGCATGCGCTGGGACAGGCCGCGCGTCATCTGCGCAAGCCTCTGGAATGCCTTCTCGATGACGTCGGTCTCTATCTGGTGTCGCATCCCAATGTCGAAGCCTTGCGGCGGCTGCTGCGTTTCGGTGGCGAAGATTTCACAGAGTTTCTGTTTTCCCTGAATGAGTTGGAAGGCCGCGTCGGACTGGCATTGCCTCAGTTGCAAGTGCCGGTGCTGCGCGTCGAGGCCCGCGGCCCTGACCGGTTTCATATGTCCTGCCGCAGTGACCTGCCGGGATTTGGCTTTGTCCTGATGGGCATGACACGCGCGATGGCGGATGATTATGGAGTGCTGGCGATGCTGACGCATCGGGGCTGGTCGGACGCGCCGGTCGAAGAAATCACTATCACCGTTCTGGACAGAAATTTTTCCCAAGGGCGGCAGTTCGATCTGGCTGCACGGGGGCAGCCGGTCTGATGGGGCAGCACGAATTCGATAACCGCATGCTTGACGCGCTGATGCCCATGCATCTGATCTATGATCCAGACGGCGTCATCTGCAGTGTCGGGCGCACGTTGGACAAAATGCGGGGGGCCGAAACGCTCGTGGGGCATCGGATCGATGAGGTGTTCGAGATTCGCGACCATGGGCGCGGGCAGGGGACCGGGCCAGTGTCTGTGGCGACACGACTGTTTCTGACCTTTCGTCAGCCACCGTACACGGATCTCAAGGGGATGGCGGTGACGGTGCAAGATACGGATCTTTGCATTCTGAACCTGTCTTTCGGGATCTCCGTGGCGGAGGCGGTGCCGCAGTATGGGCTGAGCGCCGGAGATTTCGCCCACACGGATCTGACCATCGAATTGCTCTATGTGATCGAGGCCAAGGCCGCCGTTCTGGAAGAGGCCGAAGACCTGAACCGGCGTCTCAACGGCGAAAAGCGGCGCGCGGAAGAAGAGGCCGAGACGGATCCGCTGACCGGGTTGCACAATCGTCGGGCGATGGACCGCGTGCTGCAGCGGATGGCGCAGGATCAGTTGCACTTTTCTCTGATGCAGGTGGATCTGGATCATTTCAAAGCGGTGAACGACCGTCTGGGCCATGGCGCCGGGGATATGGTCCTGCGTCATGTGGCCGAGGTGTTCACCTCTGAAACCCGATCCGGCGACACTGCGGCCCGCATCGGCGGGGATGAGTTCATTCTCGTCTTTGACGGTCTGGCCGAAAAGGCGCGGTTGATCGAGATTGCCCGACGGCTGATCGCGAAAATAGAGCAGCCGCTGCCCTACGGCACCGAAACGTGTCGTGTTTCAGCCTCGATCGGGATCACGACAACGGCGTTCTACCCGACGCCGGATCCCGATGTGATGATTGCCGATGCCGATGTTGCGCTCTACCGGGCCAAGCAAGGCGGGCGCGGGCGCGCCTGTTTTCACGACCCTGTGGCGGCGATGCACGATGATCCAGCCGATGTCATGTCGGTCGCGGAGGTGACGGGCGACACGGGGTAAGGCGGCCATAGCTCTTATGGGGAGGGGGCTAGCCGAACGATCTAAACCCTTTAGACCCAAGAGCTAGGTTTCGCGGGAATTGAGTGAAGCCTAGAATTTTCCCACGGGAGCTTGTGTTCACGGTCAGCGCGGGAGGCGTTGCGTGGGGACAAGGCGATTTCAGAATGACAGACCCGGCCATGACAAAGGTCGCAGCCTGCGCTGCGGACTGACGCTGCCGCTTTGACTGTCGTTCTCCAAACGTGGGGAAAGAACATGTCTGTTTTACAAGAATTCACGCCAAAATTCGATCGGGTCCACAGTGTGCGTGGACGGACCATCGTGGTAGCGGGCGGCGCGGGGTTCATCGGCTCGAACCTGTGCCGCCGGTTGATCAATCAAGGCGATCGGGTGATCTGCATCGACAATCTGGACACGGGGCGGCGCAAGAACCTGGCCGCGCTCGAAGGTCATGGTCATTTCCGGTTTATCGAGCATGATATCGTGACGCCGTTTCAGATCGAAGGGCCGGTGGCACAGATCTACAATCTGGCCTGTCCGGCCTCGCCGCCCAAATATCAGCGCGACCCGATCCATACGTTTCAGACCTGCATAGCCGGGTCGATGAACCTGCTGGAGCTGGCGCGCGCCAAAGGGGCACGGATTTTGCAAAGCTCCACCTCCGAAGTCTACGGCGATCCGAACTGTCCGCTGCAGGCGGAAAGCTATCGCGGACGCGTCAACACGGTCGGTCCGCGTGCCTGCTATGATGAAGGCAAGCGGGCCGCGGAAACCCTGTTCTATGAAATGCATGCCCGTCACGGAGTGGATGTGCGCATCGCCCGTATTTTTAACACCTATGGCCCTGCGATGGATCCCGAAGACGGACGGGTTGTGTCGAATTTCCTGGTGCAGGCGCTGAAAGGGGAGCCACTGACGATCTATGGCGATGGCCAGCAGACCCGGTCATTCTGCTATGTCGGCGATCTGTTAAACGGTCTGATCGCGCTGATGGAGGCCGACCCCGAGCTGGTCAGCATCAACGACCCGGTCAATCTTGGAAATCCGGGCGAATTCACCATGCTGGAGCTGGCGGAGCTTGTGTTGCGCAGTGTCGGATCACGTAGCCCCATCGTGCATTTGCCGCTGCCGCAGGACGATCCGCAACAACGTTGTCCCGACATCACCCGCGCGGGCACGCTTTTAGGCTGGCGGCCAGAGGTGGCATTGCAGCAGGGGCTTTTGCCCACGGCAGTGTATTTCCGGCGCGAGTTGGAAGAGGCCCGCCGCACGGCCCCCCTTTATCAAGAGGAGCATGTCGCATGACCTGTCCGGAACGGGTGCTCGTCACCGGTGGGGCGGGCTATATCGGATCGCATTTCTGCAAGCTGCTGGCGCAAAGCGGGCGGGTGCCTGTGGTTTTGGACAACCTGTCGCGCGGGCATCGCGAGGCGGTCAAATGGGGCCCTCTGGAAATCGCGGATCTGCGCGATCGCGGCGCGGTCCTGCGGGCGTTGACGCGCCACCGGATCGAGGCGGTCGTCCATTTCGCAGCGCTTGCCTATGTCGGGGAAAGCGTGCAGATGCCCCTGCGCTATTACGACACCAACCTTGGCGGGATGGCCGCGCTTTTGGGGGCGATGCAGGCCGCCGGTGTCGATCACATCGTCTTTTCGTCCAGCTGTGCGACCTATGGTGTGCCGCCACATCTGCCGATCGACGAGGCGACGCCGCAACAGCCCATCAACCCTTATGGCCGCAGCAAGCTGATCTGTGAATGGATGCTGCGCGATGCGGCTGCCAGTTCGTCCCTGCGCTTTGCGGCGCTGCGCTATTTCAATGCCGCCGGTGCGGATCCGGAAGGGGAACTGGGGGAATGGCATCACCCGGAAACGCATCTTATTCCCCTGACACTGATGGCGGCCTATGGACAGGCGGGGCCATTGCAGGTCTTCGGGTCTGACTATCCGACACCGGATGGCACCTGTGTACGCGATTACATCCATGTGCAGGATCTCGCGCGGGCGCATCTGTTTGCCCTGTCGCATCTGGCGCAGGGCGGCGGAAGCCTTGCCGTCAATCTTGGGACAGGGCGCGGGGCCTCTGTGCGGCAGGTGATTGCCGCCGTGGAGGCCGTGATCGGTCGCAAAGTGCCGGTTCAGTGGCGTGCGCGCCGCCCGGGAGATCCCCCGGCCCTGACCGCGGATGTGTCCTTGGCTGCGCGCGCGATTGGGTTCCGGGCAGAGCTGACCGCGCTGGAACGCATGGTGGCGGATGCCGCGCCGTGGTTTGCCCGCGAAACAATGGAGATGTGATATGGCCCGGCGCAAGTTTGCCCATCCCGCCCTTGAGCCCAGGCCATACCTTGCCCCGGTCACGACCGGGGCAAGGGCCCTGCGCTATCGGCTGCTGGCGATGCTCTGGCTGCTGGCGGCGGCCTTTTTCTGGGGGTGGTGGCTGCAACCAGCGCATATGCTGGGGCTGCGTTCCGCGGTTGTGACGCTGGCTATGCTCTGGATCTGGGGGATGCAGTTGTATTTCGTAGTCGTGTTCCTGAGCGCGCGCCGCTCCGTTGCGCCCACCCCCGAGCCGGGCACGTGGCGGGTGGCGATGATCACCACAAAGACACCCTCAGAGCCATTCTCGGTGGTGCGAAAAACACTTGTTGCGATGCTGGCGCAATCCTATCCGCATGACACATGGCTGGCCGATGAGGCGCCAGATGAAGAGACCTTGCACTGGTGCGCCGTCCATGGGGTGCGCGTGTCTTCCCGCGAAGGGATCGCCGCCTATCATCGTGCCGAATGGCCGCGCCGCACCCGCTGCAAAGAGGGCAATTTGGCGTATTTCTATGACCATTGGGGCTATCGCGACTACGATATTGTCAGTCAGCTCGATTCAGATCATGTGCCGCACCCGGGGTATCTGCGGGAAATCCTGCGCCCCTTTGCCGATCCGAAGGTGGGCTATGTGTCCGCGCCGTCGATCTGCGCGGCCAATGCCGCGCAAAGCTGGGCGGCGCGCACGCGGCTTTTTGCCGAGGCGGCATTTCACGGTGTGTTTCAGGCGGGTTACAGCGCGGTGCTGACGCCGATGTGCATCGGGTCGCATTATGCGGTGCGGACCAAGGCGCTGTTCGAGGCGGGTGGTCTGGGGCCGGAACTGGCTGAGGACCATTCCACCACGATGCTGCTGGCGGCGGCGGGCTGGCGCGGGGTGCATGCCATGGACGCCATCGCGGTGGGCGATGGGCCGGCGAGCTTGCCCGATCTGGTGACACAGGAATTCCAATGGTCCCGGTCGCTGATGTCGCTGCTGCTACGCTACACGCCAAGATACCTGCGCCAATTGCCGATGCGGTTACGGCTGCTCTTTATCTTGTGTCAGAGCTGGTATGCGATGTTCGCCCTCACCATGGGGATGATGTATCTGCTGCCGATCCTGGCGCTGAGTTTCGACATCCGGTTCGCCGATGTGACCTATCCGGCGTTTCTGGGGCATGCGCTGCCGTCGCTCGCCCTCATGGTGCTTTTTGCCTATCAGATGAAGAGGGACGGTTTTTTCCGCCCCTTCGATGCCAAGGTGATCGCCTGGGAAAAAGCGTTCTTTGTCCTGCTGCAATGGCCCTGGGTCACATGGGGATGCCTGATGGCGATCCGGGACCGGCTGAGCGGTCGTTTTGTTGATTTTCGCATCACGCCCAAGGGCGAGGCGGCCAGCGCGCGTCTGCCGGGCAAGATCATGGCGGTTTACGTGGCTTTGGCGCTGGGCGCGCTCGCCCCGGTGGTTTTGGTCGGCAATGTCACGCAGGCGCGGGGGTTCTATCTGCTCTCGTTGCTCAATGCCGTGCTCTATGGCGCGCTGTTGGTCGTGATCCTGACCCGCCATCTCGTCGAGAACCGCCAACGTGGGGCCTTTGCGCAGATGCGGCGGGTGTTGCCTGGCTATGCGACCCTGACGGCGGCGCTTGTGGCGCTGGGCGTCTGGAGTGTCGTGCTCAGAGGGCCGGAAAGCCTTCAGGCGCTCGCCTTCGGGCTGGAGCCTTTCCAGGTTGGAGAAGTTGAATATGTGGTGTCCGGCGCCGGGATGGGGCGTGCTGGAGACGTACACATCCGGTTCGCGCCGCAATGGCGCGGCTTGGGCAAAGGCGGACACAGTGAGGAAGGGAGAGAACAATGACACGGAATTGGACACAGTATCTGACAGCTCTGCGCACCGCTGGTGTGGGGCTTGGCCTCAGCGTGGCGATGGGGGTGGCCTTGGGGACCGGAGGCGCCTCTGCGGCCCCGCCGGGAAGCCTGCCTTTCGGTGTCTATGATCCTGACGGCGATTTCGCCGCGGACGGGCAGGTGGTGATCGAACATCTGTTCCTGCCCTGGGAGGACGTCTATCTGCCCTCGCTCAACGATGCCGACGACTATGCCCGGGAACGTGGTCGCGCGCTTTTGGTGACTTTGGAACCCTGGACATGGTCGCGCAGCGAACGCAACACGGTCACCTATCTGCGCAACGGCATCGAACAGGGGCGCTACGACGCCAATATGATCGCGATCTGCGATGTGCTGGGGCGACTGGAAAGCCCGGTCACGCTGCGGTTCATGCATGAAATGGATGATGCCTCCGGACAGTTCATCTGGGCGGGGTGGCAACCCGATGTCTATATTCGCTCTTACCGCAAGATGATCGATCTGTGCCGCAGCCGCGCACCCAACATCAGTGTGATGTGGTCGCCTTTGGGCGAAGAGACGATGAGCCAGTATTACCCGGGAGATGAGTATGCGGATCTGGTGGGGCTGTCGGTCTTTGGCCTGCAGGCATGGGACCGCGCAAAATACGGTCAGGACCGCGACTTCGACGATGTGTTCGGACCGCGCTATGAACGGGCGGCTGTCTTTGACAAGCCGGTCGTCGTGGCGGAACTGGGCTATGTCGGGACGCAGGACTATGTCGACGCCTGGGATGCGCAGGTGCGTCAGGAAAACGATGCATACCCGAACCTCGTGGGCGTGCTCTATTTCAATCAGACGGAGGTCTACCCCTGGCCCGAAGGCTTCGGAATGCCGGACTGGCGGGTGAAGAACCAGGTGCTGAAATAGGCGGCATCGCTGCTTAAAATGCAATGTGGGCGGTTTTCCGCCTCTGATGGATGCTGCTTGAGGAGTGCTTCTACAGATTTGAAAACGCGCGGGAAACGGTCCCGTGCGTTTTTTATTGGCTCCAGCCCAACTCTTGCCATGATTTCGCCCCGGCCGCGTTTCAATTGACCTTTAGCCTTAAGTTTATCAAGTGATGATGAACATCCCGGTCAGGGCGTGCGCAGGACGGCGTCACTGACGTAAATTCGAGGCTGAGCAGCTATGAAATCGATCCTTCCCTTTGCGGCCTTTTGTGGCCTCTCCCTTTTGGTCGCGCAGGCCGTTGTGGCCGATACGTCCAAGACAACGCAGCCGTCCCCTTCAGGCGTGGTGAAAACCAGCGCGGGGCAGGGCGTGGCCTATTTCGACTGGATGCAAAAGGGCACCCCGGCAGGGATGCGTGTTCTGGCGTCTGACACGACCCGGGCGCCGGGCAACGGCAACTGGGTCTGCTCGCCTGCGGGTTTCGGCAAGAAATCGACCTGCCGCCGTCGTTAAGCGCGCAGGCCTAACCGCGGAACGACCGCGTCCTCATTTCGAAACATGTTTGGTCGGAGACGGCGCTCTGTCCTGAGTACCGTGAGCTTTGCGGCGCGTGAAAAGGTAGACGGCCAGCGCAGCAATCAGCCAGCCCAGCGTTCCCCCAAGAGGGTAGCCCAGCCAGGCCCAATGCCAAGGCACTTGCAGACCGCGCAGGGCGACCACCCCCAGAATTCCGGCAAGAATGGCAATCAAGAGCTGGCTGACCAGCATGGCGGACCTTTCGTTTTGCCTGTCGGCGCGCTCATGTGGGTTACGCGCTGCTTGCGCGCCCGTCCTGAGCTTGCAGATATTGCATAGCGGCTTCGGTTCGATTGCGCACATTCAATTTTGAAATCACATTATGGATATGCAGTTTAACGGTGTGTTCCGATAAATCCAGTTGTGCTGCAATCTGTTTGTTTTGTAAGCCTCCGGCGACCAGTTCGATCACTT containing:
- a CDS encoding EF-hand domain-containing protein, whose product is MKRKALVSAVALIAVLGGSVAAFAAGQGQPGPKAGMGAQMGGQMGQPGAMRMMGDRAGMPFGPGFDFATVDADGDGEISQDELDAFKAARFAEIDADGNGTVDADELFVHQEAQRVQRQQDRAAAMIAARDTNGDGVLSAEELQSPPKMTMFDRLDRDGNGTLSEDELTALRQMGHMRQGQRQGMMRGDHVRGMGQGDCQFHGQRQGQGRGMGQGPNAGNGPMNGQPKAPQGSAQ
- a CDS encoding RNA polymerase sigma factor, which produces MQMPFDALNDASDEALLVAFGNGDAASARALTLRLTPRVLGYASRLLKDHAEAEDVAQEAMLRLWKIAPDWRQGEAKVTTWLYRVVTNLCTDRLRKKRGSALDEIAEPEDDRPSQEAVLMQRQRMDALQGALDSLPERQKEAVVLRHIEGLGNPEIAEVLEISVEAVESLTARGKRALAKALADQRATLGFEDDGS
- a CDS encoding periplasmic heavy metal sensor, which codes for MNTTQNAPAKKTSRFHWSRVVLVLSLALNLAVVGVVTGAVLRWNDGKDRVEMMRGARDFGFGPFVGALSEEDRRALGRSFFREAGDPRAARAAVGATFEAMVAQLKSEDFDAATFESLLQQQQSQFAEAQKIGARLVAQQIGQMSAEDRQAYAERLDEMLKRPPHGRHGPEGRDRPEHMKSAD
- a CDS encoding DUF3572 domain-containing protein; the protein is MRQEAAELIALKVLAWLAGDEEVFPVFLGASGMDAAELKARAAEPEVLAAVLDFVTMDDAWVESCAMATGLDPHDPLRARQALPGGETIHWT
- a CDS encoding HAD family hydrolase; its protein translation is MPHAHLPPEAILFDKDGTLMDFQASWAPWAHAAILRLCAADPDKTGPVAAALGFDMAAVQFLHDSPVVAGAPDDILRLLRPFFPQESDAALLAALETEEASFAPAPVSALHQTCGQLRAAGLKLAVVTNDFEASGRLHLQHMQIAGAFEAVVGYDSGYGAKPAPGPCLGAAALLGVRPEACVMVGDSLHDLDAGRAAGMRTVGVLTGVARAEDLRPHADVVLDTIATLPDWLAQTGA
- a CDS encoding heme NO-binding domain-containing protein, which translates into the protein MLGLVNRALQCFVRDIYGADRWALIARQANLRDAGFEALLDYPNDITLHALGQAARHLRKPLECLLDDVGLYLVSHPNVEALRRLLRFGGEDFTEFLFSLNELEGRVGLALPQLQVPVLRVEARGPDRFHMSCRSDLPGFGFVLMGMTRAMADDYGVLAMLTHRGWSDAPVEEITITVLDRNFSQGRQFDLAARGQPV
- a CDS encoding diguanylate cyclase — protein: MGQHEFDNRMLDALMPMHLIYDPDGVICSVGRTLDKMRGAETLVGHRIDEVFEIRDHGRGQGTGPVSVATRLFLTFRQPPYTDLKGMAVTVQDTDLCILNLSFGISVAEAVPQYGLSAGDFAHTDLTIELLYVIEAKAAVLEEAEDLNRRLNGEKRRAEEEAETDPLTGLHNRRAMDRVLQRMAQDQLHFSLMQVDLDHFKAVNDRLGHGAGDMVLRHVAEVFTSETRSGDTAARIGGDEFILVFDGLAEKARLIEIARRLIAKIEQPLPYGTETCRVSASIGITTTAFYPTPDPDVMIADADVALYRAKQGGRGRACFHDPVAAMHDDPADVMSVAEVTGDTG
- a CDS encoding UDP-glucuronic acid decarboxylase family protein, with product MSVLQEFTPKFDRVHSVRGRTIVVAGGAGFIGSNLCRRLINQGDRVICIDNLDTGRRKNLAALEGHGHFRFIEHDIVTPFQIEGPVAQIYNLACPASPPKYQRDPIHTFQTCIAGSMNLLELARAKGARILQSSTSEVYGDPNCPLQAESYRGRVNTVGPRACYDEGKRAAETLFYEMHARHGVDVRIARIFNTYGPAMDPEDGRVVSNFLVQALKGEPLTIYGDGQQTRSFCYVGDLLNGLIALMEADPELVSINDPVNLGNPGEFTMLELAELVLRSVGSRSPIVHLPLPQDDPQQRCPDITRAGTLLGWRPEVALQQGLLPTAVYFRRELEEARRTAPLYQEEHVA
- the galE gene encoding UDP-glucose 4-epimerase GalE; this encodes MTCPERVLVTGGAGYIGSHFCKLLAQSGRVPVVLDNLSRGHREAVKWGPLEIADLRDRGAVLRALTRHRIEAVVHFAALAYVGESVQMPLRYYDTNLGGMAALLGAMQAAGVDHIVFSSSCATYGVPPHLPIDEATPQQPINPYGRSKLICEWMLRDAAASSSLRFAALRYFNAAGADPEGELGEWHHPETHLIPLTLMAAYGQAGPLQVFGSDYPTPDGTCVRDYIHVQDLARAHLFALSHLAQGGGSLAVNLGTGRGASVRQVIAAVEAVIGRKVPVQWRARRPGDPPALTADVSLAARAIGFRAELTALERMVADAAPWFARETMEM
- a CDS encoding glycosyltransferase family 2 protein, whose translation is MLWLLAAAFFWGWWLQPAHMLGLRSAVVTLAMLWIWGMQLYFVVVFLSARRSVAPTPEPGTWRVAMITTKTPSEPFSVVRKTLVAMLAQSYPHDTWLADEAPDEETLHWCAVHGVRVSSREGIAAYHRAEWPRRTRCKEGNLAYFYDHWGYRDYDIVSQLDSDHVPHPGYLREILRPFADPKVGYVSAPSICAANAAQSWAARTRLFAEAAFHGVFQAGYSAVLTPMCIGSHYAVRTKALFEAGGLGPELAEDHSTTMLLAAAGWRGVHAMDAIAVGDGPASLPDLVTQEFQWSRSLMSLLLRYTPRYLRQLPMRLRLLFILCQSWYAMFALTMGMMYLLPILALSFDIRFADVTYPAFLGHALPSLALMVLFAYQMKRDGFFRPFDAKVIAWEKAFFVLLQWPWVTWGCLMAIRDRLSGRFVDFRITPKGEAASARLPGKIMAVYVALALGALAPVVLVGNVTQARGFYLLSLLNAVLYGALLVVILTRHLVENRQRGAFAQMRRVLPGYATLTAALVALGVWSVVLRGPESLQALAFGLEPFQVGEVEYVVSGAGMGRAGDVHIRFAPQWRGLGKGGHSEEGREQ
- a CDS encoding glycosyl hydrolase, which encodes MGVALGTGGASAAPPGSLPFGVYDPDGDFAADGQVVIEHLFLPWEDVYLPSLNDADDYARERGRALLVTLEPWTWSRSERNTVTYLRNGIEQGRYDANMIAICDVLGRLESPVTLRFMHEMDDASGQFIWAGWQPDVYIRSYRKMIDLCRSRAPNISVMWSPLGEETMSQYYPGDEYADLVGLSVFGLQAWDRAKYGQDRDFDDVFGPRYERAAVFDKPVVVAELGYVGTQDYVDAWDAQVRQENDAYPNLVGVLYFNQTEVYPWPEGFGMPDWRVKNQVLK
- a CDS encoding GlyGly-CTERM sorting domain-containing protein (This protein contains a GlyGly-CTERM protein-sorting domain, as detected by TIGR03501. These domains are found at the C-terminus of secreted proteins in organisms that possess both rhombosortase, which is an intramembrane serine proteinase (see TIGR03902), and a type II secretion system (T2SS). In at least some cases, such as VesB from Vibrio cholerae, cleavage by rhombosortase is followed first by attachment of a glycerophosphoethanolamine-containing moiety, then by transport by the T2SS across the outer membrane and release into the medium in soluble form.) is translated as MLVSQLLIAILAGILGVVALRGLQVPWHWAWLGYPLGGTLGWLIAALAVYLFTRRKAHGTQDRAPSPTKHVSK